In Chiloscyllium plagiosum isolate BGI_BamShark_2017 chromosome 50, ASM401019v2, whole genome shotgun sequence, the DNA window agcgaatgcagcttaataCGTctctgcgaggctggtgcaggagggagggctgcagatacctagaccattgggataccttttgGGGAAgctgggacctgtacatgaaggacaggttgcacctgaacggGCAGGGCAAAAATATCCCagctgggagatttgcttgtgtgatttgggagggtttaaacgagTAAGAAGGGGGGCAGGGGNNNNNNNNNNNNNNNNNNNNNNNNNNNNNNNNNNNNNNNNNNNNNNNNNNNNNNNNNNNNNNNNNNNNNNNNNNNNNNNNNNNNNNNNNNNNNNNNNNNNNNNNNNNNNNNNNNNNNNNNNNNNNNNNNNNNNNNNNNNNNNNNNNNNNNNNNNNNNNNNNNNNNNNNNNNNNNNNNNNNNNNNNNNNNNNNNNNNNNNNNNNNNNNNNNNNNNNNNNNNNNNNNNNNNNNNNNNNNNNNNNNNNNNNNNNNNNNNNNNNNNNNNNNNNNNNNNNNNNNNNNNNNNNNNNNNNNNNNNNNNNNNNNNNNNNNNNNNNNNNNNNNNNNNNNNNNNNNNNNNNNNNNNNNNNNNNNNNNNNNNNNNNNNNNNNNNNNNNNNNNNNNNNNNNNNNNNNNNNNNNNNNNNNNNNNNNNNNNNNNNNNNNNNNNNNNNNNNNNNNNNNNNNNNNNNNNNNNNNNNNNNNNNNNNNNNNNNNNNNNNNNNNNNNNNNNNNNNNNNNTGGCCACATTCTGTTCAGAGTACAGAGAAATAACATttgtcagggtcagttttaggctTGCTCCAAACACATGCCTTGCTAAGAGAAATTAGTCTGGAAAATGAACCCAAATAGTCACAGCTCCTGCTGTACACTGGTTGTCTTTCAGGCAAAGTTTGTTTTTCTCATccattttcatagagtcatacagcacggatacaggccctttggcccaactcgcccatgctgacaaGGTtgcccaaactcaactagtcccatttgtttgcatttggcccatatctctctaaacctttcttacccatgtacctttccaaatgtcttttaaatgttgtaattgtacctgcctctaccacttcttctggcagctcattccatatacgcactgccctctgtgtgagaaatttgcctgtcaggtccctttttaatctttcccctctaaccttaaacctatgcccactagttttggacacccctacgtTTGGGAAAAGACCATACCTAtttgcctctcgtgattttataacatccgtaaggccacccctcagcctccaaagctccaggggaGAAAAGCTCCCAGCTCCtgcagcttctccttataattcaaaccctgcaatcttggtaacatctttgtcaatcttttctgtgcCCTTTCTAGCTGAAGAAACTTCTACAGCAggctgaccagaattgcacacagtattccaaaagtggcctcaccaacatcctgtacagctgtaacatgatgccccaactgcTGTCATCAGAGCTCTattcagtgaaggcaagcatgccaaacatcttCACCACCGTGTCTAGCTGCAATGCCACATTCAAGGAACAATCAACCttcacaccaaggtctctttgtttggaaaCAGTCCCCAGACTTGTACTATGAAcagtatatgtcctgccctggtttgccttaccaaaatgcaacacctcgcatttacctaaattaaacttcatctgttatTCCTCGACCCACTGGCCTAGCTGATCTAATGTCCAttatactcttagataaccttcttctctgtctaaAATGCCACCAATGTTGGTCCTGCTCCTATCTACTACGTTTCTTGTTGACCTGTTTTCAGGCTGACCAAGCGGAACAGCAACCACCCTGCATCACTTACGCCAGCCTGTGGAACACAGATACAAGAGGGGATGAGGAACCAGGTCAAGACAAAGAGGGAAACGTTTATGCCAACCTTCCACAGATGTTGTGagacagcacagaagaaagcctGTGAAACTTCACAAATCAATCAACAGCAAATCTATCTTCTCGCAAAtaaggaggaaatggaagagaaggcAGAGCACTGTCATGTTTCTGTGACTTGGTTAGGCTTTGTCTCAGTTCACACAGCAAGATGTCAGTTCAAAAGATGGACTTGTCTTGAGAAACCATCTGGATAATGGTCTCTCCCACAACTCTCGGTGGGTCAATTTATACGGCTGTAGCACGATCTAATTGTTGATGGCAGAGATTTAAGATTTTATGGTGTCCTTTCCTAACTTGAGCATCCATTTGATTTCCTGGTGAATGGGTCAAGGCAGACTAGACAATGAATTGTACATACTCTACATCTTTTATTTAAATTGTGGTGAGCTGGAAATAATTCAAGACAATAATTCCCTAGCCCTATCTTCA includes these proteins:
- the LOC122544534 gene encoding uncharacterized protein LOC122544534, translating into MIDDQDNVIFPQYKAKCDQLLLTTSRQLHEGARQYHILSLKKLLQQADQNCTQYSKSGLTNILYSCNMMPQLLSSELYSVKASMPNIFTTVSSCNATFKEQSTFTPRLTKRNSNHPASLTPACGTQIQEGMRNQVKTKRETFMPTFHRCCETAQKKACETSQINQQQIYLLANKEEMEEKAEHCHVSVTWLGFVSVHTARCQFKRWTCLEKPSG